TGCGCCAAGAGGGGCGGCAACGTGGGGGCCACCGGCACCCTCAGCTCCCGGATGCACAACGGCTTCGCCGGGGAGACGCTCAGGATACCCGTGCCTGTAGGTTTGTAGGCCTGGTGCTGTGAACGCGGAGCATCTTTTTTGCTCTGTGGCTCTGTGACGTTAGCCGTTTGACTCTGATGATGCCTTGCCTGCTCGTTGGATTGCAGGCACCGTCGTGAGGCGCAAGAAGGGGTCTGTTCTTGCTGATTTGGCCCATCCTGGTGATGAGGTGCTCGTCGCTAGGGGTGGACAGGGCGGGGTGAGTTGGTAGATGTTATGCTGTATTGTCGTGTTATAATGTTAAAACAGAGGGGTTCTGAATTTCTATCTCCAAATGCGTACGACACTTAGCAAACATTTAGACAACTATGCCAGGAGCCATGGATTTTGCTTTAGCAATAAGCAGACCAAAGTTATTCCTTATTATGGACAGCACAAATACTATAGAGCTTAGTAACCATTTCACCATGATGCTCTGGTTTATGGCACTTGCAGGAAAACTGTGTAAACTGCTTGCTAAGTATCATGGTTAACCGATTTTAACATGTCAAGACGCATTTGTGTAGTTTCAACCCATTTAAATTGAATCATTCTTCCCCTGAAAACCTGTATCCGATATTATACCCAAAGTGCATTCTGGGGGCTGTATCAGTGTCtataactactactccctccgtcccaaaataagtgtctcaactttgtactagctctagtacaaatttgtactaagctcaagacacttattttgggacggagggagtagattgttACCGGGTAAGATTGTGTTACCAATGGATGGCATTTAGGACAGTAAATTGAGCCTAATCCCAGCCCTCGCACACCTCCTTCATTTTTGGCCATCCGTTTTAGTGATTGAGGCATTTCTGACCGTCGGATCTGCTGTTTCTTACGACCTCCACTGCACGTTAAAATTCCTGGCCCAATTGTCCTAAAGGGCCGCTGCTCCGGGAGAAAAATCTGAGTTTGTATATGACCAGGTGGGTATGGAGACAATTGCAAATATCCGTCACTGTGACTAGTTGAGATGACGATAACCATGCCTATTCCTCTGAATACAGATTCCAGTATGATTGAGTATGTGATTACCTCATGTAAAACAGTGTAGTGGACACTTTTCATTGTTTTCTGATATTCTTTTTCATTTGGTATGATACATATGCTTGCGAATATTATTACGGTTTTACATATTTACTTCCCTTTTGCAGATTAGCTTGATCGATGCGCCCGATTACAAAAGAGGGAAAGCCATGGCTTTATCGCCTAATGTCATGCGTGATGTTACTGATAAGGTAAGTTGTTACCTATGAAATAATCCTGGATTTGATGGTATAGATTCGATGCTGTTTTTACTAATAAGTTGTCTTATTGGGGTTGTTAAATAGGGGAAGGATTGATTGGAATAAATGCTCTGTGTTTCTTATAATGCACTGCTTGTTaagtgtttatttttatttttgagaaaATGCAAAAGCTTTGTGGCTCATTGTATTGAAAAGGTAGGAACAAACTTAATTAGTAATTACACGCCCAAACTTAAGTAGTAATTATACATACCCACTGGCTACACTAGTTCCAGATAGATAATAATACCACACGAACAAACTTGTGCATCAGAGAGCATAGTGTAATCTAGTTCTCTGCCTTCACTCGAAGTTCACACACGTCCAGCAATACTCTAGCTGTTTGCATGTATCCACTTGTTGTTCTGCCTATCGCAAATTGGTAATGGGCGACAAACAACAGATGCTCAGCCACTAATGCCAATGAGTACGTGCGGACTCTTGAACCACTGAACATGTGATATTCATTGTTGTTTGATTCTATACTTCTATCAGTATGGTGTAGGATTATCCAAAGATTTCAAATAACGAcatcttcatttgctgcttcattGTTGTTTGGCTCTGTACTTCTATCAGTATGGTGTAGGATTATCCAAAGATTTCAAATAATGACATCTTTATTTGGTGGCTACCATTCTCCATTTTCACCTCCATTTTTTTGGTGATTTTGTATCATCTCTTTTTTCTGTAGATATTAACTCATGGCCAGCCTGGTGAGGAAATAAGCTTGGAGTTAATCTTAAGGGTGGTTGCAGATGTTGGCCTTGTGGTAAGAGTGTTGCACTACTACGTACATCTCATGTGTAATTGCTTTTGTTTTTCGTTTTAAGGAAAAAAAGTGTTCAGGTCATTTTCTATATCCAAGAGTCGAGATATCGGATGGCTCTGCTTTAGAAGGGTTGCATTGCTAGGAGTCCTTTCTGTTTCACTTTTAGGGTTCAATGTTGGATTATCAGGTTTTCACGGCTTGCTTCAGATCTATTTCTTTGGCATATCACAATGTTGGCCTAATCGTCTTCATTTGCATTTTCAGGGACTTCCAAATGCTGGAAAATCAACACTTCTATCAGCTATAACACTTGCAAGACCAGACATTGCTGACTATCCATTCACTACATTGATGCCAAATCTTGGCCGGCTTGGTGGAGATCCTACTTTAGGGGCTATGCAGTTTTCCTCTGGAGCAACATTGGCAGATTTGCCAGGTCTTATTGAGGGCGCTCATCTGGGCAAGGTACTGTTTTCTTTTGTGTTATTTGCACAATATTGTTTGAAGATAAGGTCTTGTTGCTTCCCGTGGTTAGCCTTTGTGGATTCATCATGTGGTTTAATTACACTGCAGGGTCTTGGTCGCAATTTCTTGAGACATTTGAGGAGAACGAGGGTAATTGTCCACGTCGTtgatgctgctgctgatgaccctgtgAACGATTATAAGATTGTCAGAGATGTAATTTCTAATTGCTTTCATCATTCCTAAGTCATATTCTGTTTTGAAAATTGCGATCACATTCATTATATAATCCGTCCATAGTTATAGCCCTGAACCTGGAACCTGGAAGCTGTTGTTACACTAGCATCAGTAGTGAGACAGTTTGACATGTTTTGTTTATCATGTGTTGGGGGCATAATCTTATTGCCAATTGTATATAGGAAGTTTAATCAATAGAACTAAAGGGAAGGGATTGAAGTAGCGGAACTTGCACCAACAATTCTGTTGGCTGTTAAGTGCTAGGATCTAGCCAGTTGGCAACTTGGCAGGATTTGTAGGATAATAGTTGCTTTGCTAAGGGAGTGTAAAATCTTATATTTTGAATGCAAGTCTTGTGAAAAACTGAATCATATGTCTATGTTTGTTTCTTAAGTATTATAACTTTTGTGTTGAATGATCACCTAACAACCATCTCTGTACAGGAATTAAGGATGTATAACCCCAAATACCTGGAGCGGCCTTATGTTGTGGTCCTGAACAAGATTGATCTTCCTAAGGTGCAATTTCATACTTAATTTGAATCAGACTATGGTTTCCCTAGTTTTTAGCCTTTACTTTTCTATTTCAACCAATCTCCTGAAAGTTTGATCTTTCTTGGCATTGGTTGGAGTCCTAACAATTGTTTCCCTCCTTATAGGCCCAAGATATGTTATCTTCATTAGCACTTGAAATATCTTCAGTAGGCTGTGAAGAATGCCACGACAGCAATACCAGCAAAGAAAAGCTAAATGAAAATTTCAACAGACACCATATGTCAGAGGACGATGATAAGGAACTTGGGGACTATCCAAGACCTCAAGCTGTAATCGGTGCAAGCGTACTGTAAGTCTCCTCACCTGACCAACTAAACACATGTTTTACTGTATTCTTAAACAGCTCATAATATTGGATACTTGCTTAACCTGTGCACAATGACACAAGCGTACTACAAGTGTACTTAATCTGTTGTTCctgtttaatactccctccgtcccataatataagagcgtttttgacactagtgcgctcttatattatgggagtaTTTGCTTAAGTTTGTGCTTGCATTGCTGTTCATACCACGAGTTTTCTCAAACAGTGCTTCAACTGTCCTCAAGTTGTACAAATTGAACATTTCTCACTTTAATTTCCTCGGTGTTGCAAGAAGCTGTTCTTTTCTGCCGTTGTAAAATCTCATTTCCATTGTTTTCCCACCCTTTGCAGGAGGCACATCGGGATCGACGAGATGCTGAAGGAAATCAGGACAGCCCTGGGAAAATGCTCCGATCACATGTTACCAGGACCATGAATCTGAAAGCCTGCACGCTGGAGCCCTTAACATCAGTCCAACACCTGGAAAGGATCGAGACGGATCGACTGGTTCTTCAAAAACAGCGTCAGTCGAGTCTGTCCTTTGCTCATGACACCGTTGGCAATTCCTGGAGGACAAAAACTACCAGTCTGATTGTCCAAAATCCTGACGCGGAGCGCTTCAGCGTCTTCCACGTTAGCTTGAGCACGAGCAGTTGCAGATATCCAGGCTACACCTCCATCTGTATTCAGTGCCAGAGATAGAAATAAATCAGTTGTGTGAAATATTGAAAAACTAATGGGGACTCGAATATATTCGTCTGCACGTATTAGTGAAGATTTGAGAATCATATCTTCCGTACTAAATGACTAGTAGAAATTGTCTATATGGACTGATTAATTGTTCTCTCTGCTTTACTTATATAGCTGAGTAACTGACAAAGCTTTGGCCTTTACAAATAGTTTGTTTAATGCTCATATTTGTTCTTCATTTACACATTGTCCATATCCATATGTATGTTGTGCTATATATTGAAAACTAGTGTCAACAAAAATGTGCACATTTTGTGAAGATTTGTTTGATATCCACATTTCTTTTAATGAATTGCTAATAGAAAATGATCAACATAAACAACTCATCCCTTGTAAATATCCCTCTTGGCTAATTTAGTAAAAATAtcacaattttttttttgaataattTTAATGCTCATATTTATTATCTTTCATTTGCATCTTGTCATATGTATTCAGTGCTAGAGATACAGTGAGATATTGAAAAAACTAATGCGTGCACATATACATTTATGTGTACATATTTGTGAAGATTTGTGATGCACATCTTCCATGGAACCAGAAAGTAAACGTGTTCTGCAGATATACATGCATGGACATTTTCAAAATTGTACTAAGGCAAcgacaattaatttggatcggagagGATGCGTTCTTTCATATCTTCTGAAATGAATATCTAGCAGAAGACCAGACTCGTCCTTTTCATTTACATTAGACCGGACTTGTCCTTTGTTGTTATTTGATCTCCGGGTAATATAACAAGACAAAGTTTTCGCCTTCCTAAATATTTCGTTTTAATGCTCGCATTTATTAACTTTCATTTACATCTCGTCCATATGTACTATTCAATAATAGAGATGTGAAGATATAAGTTGTACCACTTTATTTGCGAGATTTGGAACTCACTCTTCCCTGATAAATGGCCACCGGAAATTCATCTATATAAAGGACTCATCCCTTGTAATTCTCTTGCATCTCATCATGTCTAAACTTAATCTAGGATTACATATTCTTGCCATATATGTTGTTTTCATTGCTCACCAAATCCATGGAGGTGGATTGCATCCAACCAACCAAAAGGTAAACGTATTGTTCCTACAAATTTGAGTAATTAGTAGTTCGAACCAAGGGGTGATATAGCAGTGAAAATAGAAAGGATTGTTCATTCTATAGAAAAAAATTAATCCGTACCAAAAGAAGGTGAAAATAGAGAAATGCAACTATGTGATGAACTACAACCATTTCTCTCATAGCGAAGGTGTAGGAGTTTGGAGTATAGGAGTTGCTGGGGTTATTTGAACTGGATTTTCTTTTAATTTCCTAATTTTCATCTTTGTACTATGTATGAGTGGTTTTTTTATATGAATGGCAAATCTGCATGGATCGATTGCCACAAAGGCATGGGGATAGGGCTGGTGCCTCTTAGATTCGATGCATGGTACATGATTGGCTGATTTTACACATTATAGTTTGTTTTCTAGTCATTAAAATGTATATTTTGTACTCTACATGTTACATTTTAAGCTATGCGTATTTAGTTTTACCTTTAAAATGTATATTTTGTGCACGGAAGGTTTGTCAGTCACCCGCTATAACTATTTAAGCTATGCATATTTAGTTTTTCTTTAAAATGTATATTTTGTTGTCCACATGTTTTTTTTAAAGCAACAAAAGCCGAACAAGCAATATCTGAATTGCATACTCACTCTGAAGCCTTACAGGCATGGTATGCACATGCTTCTCCATCAAAAAAGTCCAATGACATCGTTTATGTGAGTCACTCTATCCTGGAACTTTTAACAAGCCAATGTTTTCTTACCGTCATTTTCAAAGTTTTTAACTTTTTGCCTTCTACAGTTTGCGACACATAGCACACATCCCGGTAGCTACTATGGACTTGCTGTTACAATGGATGTGTACGGACACAATATCAGTGCTGGTCATATCATAACATCTATTTGGATTGCTAATATGGAGGGTGATCCAAAGACAGATGAGAATGCAATTTGGGTCGGGTGGCAAGTAAGTCGTAATTTACATATATTATGATTTTTACAGATTGTAGCCATCTTACCATCATTAATTTGGACGTACTCGATGCCATTTATAATGCTCTTAATGTCTCTTCAGTTTCTTCCCAGGTTGACCCAAAAAAATATGGGGACTCACATACTCACTTCTTCACGAGTTGGACGGTATGTTTCTGCCTTTTCACTCAAACTATGTTCCTCAACTGTAGCACACAAAGCTAGAATATCTAGTGACCATATAACTTTGTGTGAAACAGAGAGACACATATCATACAGGGTGCTATGACATGGACTGCCCTGGTTTCCAGCTTGTTAAGGGGTCAAAAATCGCTCCGGGTGGCACAATACAACCAGTCTCTCATGTTCATGGTGTACGTCAAAAGATTACAATTAAAGTGTTTAGGGTAATTAACTATATCTTGCTTGTATACTTTCCAATTGTAAGCATATTGATCATAATGATCTAATCACATGTTGCTGAATTTGTGGCATACATTACTCAAATTGCTTCTATTACATGGCAGGAAAAATCCACGGGAAATTGGTGGATACACTACGGCTTCAACAAGGCCCCAACACCGGTGGGCTATTACCCAGCAAAATTGTTTGACAAGTTATCGAAGAAGGCGACCCAAATTTCAATTGGTAGCGTTGTTGGGGGGAGTCCGTCTATCCCATCCCCTCCAATGGGTAGTGGATTCTTGCCGTCTGATAAAGCTGCATTAATCACAGATATTTCACTCATTGGGGAAGATGGCAGGATGACACCTTTTACTGTGAATACAGACAGGTTACAGAGTAAGAGTAGTTGTTACTCTATCTCACCTATCCAAGGTGCAAAATGTTCCTATGGAGGTCCAGGAGGTTGCTCCCGCTAGCTTAAGTAGATCTTACTCATATAAGTACATGGATGTGGTGCCGTGAGTCATGTAAACGCTTAAGAATAATGATTTGGCTTCAAACTCGTGTTCTTTTGTTTCAAGCATGGGTTAAGGGTACATCTTGAACCTTTTCAAACCATATACATTATGCACATAACCAAAGCCAACAAAGATAATCCAACTTCTACCGATACTTAAAACCAAGCTAACTAAATATCCAGCCGCAATCTTCACAACCGACAAAACCACGCATGGACGCCACCACATGGCACGCTAAGAGCCCAGGAAAACCATAAGCCTTATAATTTGGAGGTGACTGGTCAGCACTTCAATCAGACGAAATATTGTGAGTGAGAAGGTAGTGATGCAGTAAAATGCATGACAAATATATTCGTGTGTCAAAATGATCTTGCAtaccaaaaaaggctttcgccccgctttatatataaagcaatgatcaTCAACACAACGGTACAAACGCACGTcaccacacacgcacacacccaaggcaggatacataggcactgaacgcagcaacaccacccccatctacgaagagatgaagccgcatacgacgaaccgtggactccaaggcggcgccttcaggaaggatacgacaccggagcgctGCCGCCGCCCGACCCGAGGGTCAGaatttcccctggagcaacacaaCGGGCAATGAGAGctgcgacgacgccttcaagaagggaacgagcttcttCGCCGCTGCCGGTCCGTCCGAGGATAGAACAgattttcaccccggccaacactcaccgccaacgaacgccacaccccggccaccacgccgcccacacggccatggcagcaccaagccacgggctccgcccatgagcaccgcgctaccaccaccagggccgccgccccggcatccaagaccaagacaccacctcacccgagacccgtcgctaccccaaccaaagagacgagtggAAAGACCCGACCTTTCGCATCCCTGAGCGGCCCCTGACATGGAGACCCAATAAGCCGGTCAAAAATGGCCACCATCGCCCCGTCCCGCAGCACCGGGCGCGAGACAAGCTCGATCCTGCCGTCGGGCACGAGACGAGCTCGGTCATGCTGCCGGGCACGAGACGAGTTCGGTCCCGcggcaccgggcgcgagacgagcgatggCCCACATCTAGGAGCGGGCCAGCCCTTCGACGCAAGTAGAGCCCGGACGACGAGGAGATGAAGCAAGGTCAAAACGGCCCGACAGCAAACGGTCCGACACCGGagaagccggccgccgccgcggggaGAGCCGCCGTCCACTGTGTAGCCGATGCGCCACCGGGAGGCCACCACCTCGGACCTCCCCTCGCCGCTGCCCACGACCGGAGCAACAGCCACGCCCGACCGCTGCCCCAACCCACGCTGCTTGCCGGAAATGTCGCGTCAGATTCGGCCGGCACGCCCCCACCTCCACCAGCTCCAGCCCACCTCCGGCCCCGAccgagaggagagggaggccgagCCAGAGCCTGTAGAGAAGGGATCCACCAGATCCGCCCGCAGCAGCCCGTGGCCAGATCcgaaccaccgccgccaccacgggCACGcagctgccgcgccgccgccgtcacccACCACACCGCCGTCGGGAGCCACTGCCGCCGCACCACCGAGCCCCGCgtatgcccgc
This window of the Triticum aestivum cultivar Chinese Spring chromosome 5D, IWGSC CS RefSeq v2.1, whole genome shotgun sequence genome carries:
- the LOC123125793 gene encoding uncharacterized protein isoform X2, whose translation is MSKLNLGLHILAIYVVFIAHQIHGGGLHPTNQKAWYAHASPSKKSNDIVYFATHSTHPGSYYGLAVTMDVYGHNISAGHIITSIWIANMEGDPKTDENAIWVGWQVDPKKYGDSHTHFFTSWTRDTYHTGCYDMDCPGFQLVKGSKIAPGGTIQPVSHVHGEKSTGNWWIHYGFNKAPTPVGYYPAKLFDKLSKKATQISIGSVVGGSPSIPSPPMGSGFLPSDKAALITDISLIGEDGRMTPFTVNTDRLQSKSSCYSISPIQGAKCSYGGPGGCSR
- the LOC123123246 gene encoding probable GTP-binding protein OBGC2 isoform X1, which codes for MATLLLPSHAASHHRRAVFSGGAHHHPLLQPDLLADALHAAASRRRRPIAVACRAASAAARAKAPPSAGAGPPPQALAKEAHKYFDHAVVSVRAGDGGHGAVLNMPPGPSADSAPAKTRGGGRAADKGKAKKGSGKKVSFKRNYDGSVSLPVGGHGGDVVLYADEAEESLLGFHAKARHCAKRGGNVGATGTLSSRMHNGFAGETLRIPVPVGTVVRRKKGSVLADLAHPGDEVLVARGGQGGISLIDAPDYKRGKAMALSPNVMRDVTDKILTHGQPGEEISLELILRVVADVGLVGLPNAGKSTLLSAITLARPDIADYPFTTLMPNLGRLGGDPTLGAMQFSSGATLADLPGLIEGAHLGKGLGRNFLRHLRRTRVIVHVVDAAADDPVNDYKIVRDELRMYNPKYLERPYVVVLNKIDLPKAQDMLSSLALEISSVGCEECHDSNTSKEKLNENFNRHHMSEDDDKELGDYPRPQAVIGASVLRHIGIDEMLKEIRTALGKCSDHMLPGP
- the LOC123125793 gene encoding uncharacterized protein isoform X1 yields the protein MSKLNLGLHILAIYVVFIAHQIHGGGLHPTNQKAWYAHASPSKKSNDIVYFATHSTHPGSYYGLAVTMDVYGHNISAGHIITSIWIANMEGDPKTDENAIWVGWQVDPKKYGDSHTHFFTSWTRDTYHTGCYDMDCPGFQLVKGSKIAPGGTIQPVSHVHGVRQKITIKVFREKSTGNWWIHYGFNKAPTPVGYYPAKLFDKLSKKATQISIGSVVGGSPSIPSPPMGSGFLPSDKAALITDISLIGEDGRMTPFTVNTDRLQSKSSCYSISPIQGAKCSYGGPGGCSR